The following are encoded together in the Poseidonibacter lekithochrous genome:
- the pstA gene encoding phosphate ABC transporter permease PstA has protein sequence MIKRKSKKTQENNPFYDPALKKRHRSAKRFKKFTLTSLIFSIAFLAFFLFDIIGKGAPAFSITYLKVDVSYNEKSLDDSRYAVEKKYRKIVSRAWLRELPKHVGADPKLMNTTHKMWVLADDQVDQYMKAHHYKLKRKDRALVDDMKANGLVDQRFNAIFFKNGDSKIPEFAGLFSAMVGSVLTLIITMLVAFPLGVMTAIYLEEFAEDNKFTRLIEVNINNLAAIPSILFGLLGLAIFINLFGMPRSSPLVGGLTLALMTLPIIIVSSRAALRAVPDSIRQAGYGLGLTKIQVTKDHVLPLAFPGVLTGSIIGLAQAMGETAPLIIIGMIAFIPDAPTSVMDAATVMPAQLFTWAGMPERMYIEKTAAGIMVLLSVLISLNAIAIYLRKKFEVKW, from the coding sequence ATGATTAAAAGAAAAAGTAAAAAAACACAAGAGAATAATCCATTCTATGACCCAGCTTTAAAGAAAAGACATAGAAGTGCAAAGAGATTTAAGAAGTTTACATTAACTTCTCTAATCTTCTCAATCGCTTTTTTAGCTTTCTTCTTATTTGATATTATTGGAAAAGGTGCACCAGCTTTCTCAATCACTTATTTAAAAGTAGATGTTTCATATAACGAAAAATCATTAGATGATTCAAGATATGCAGTTGAAAAAAAGTATAGAAAAATTGTTTCAAGAGCATGGTTAAGGGAATTACCTAAACATGTTGGAGCAGATCCAAAACTTATGAATACAACTCATAAGATGTGGGTTTTAGCCGATGATCAAGTTGATCAATATATGAAAGCTCATCACTATAAACTAAAAAGAAAAGATAGAGCTTTAGTAGATGATATGAAAGCTAATGGTTTAGTTGACCAAAGATTTAATGCTATTTTCTTCAAAAATGGAGATTCAAAAATTCCTGAGTTTGCTGGTTTATTCTCAGCAATGGTAGGTTCAGTATTAACATTAATTATTACAATGTTGGTTGCTTTCCCATTAGGTGTAATGACAGCTATTTATTTAGAAGAGTTTGCAGAGGATAACAAATTTACGAGATTGATTGAAGTAAATATTAATAACCTTGCAGCAATTCCATCTATTTTATTTGGTTTATTAGGACTTGCAATTTTTATTAACCTATTTGGTATGCCAAGAAGCTCCCCTCTAGTTGGTGGATTAACTCTTGCACTTATGACATTACCAATTATTATTGTTAGTTCACGAGCAGCACTAAGAGCCGTTCCAGATTCAATTAGACAAGCTGGTTATGGATTAGGATTAACGAAAATCCAAGTTACAAAAGACCACGTTTTACCACTAGCATTTCCAGGAGTATTAACTGGTTCTATTATTGGTTTAGCACAGGCAATGGGTGAAACTGCTCCATTAATTATTATTGGAATGATTGCATTTATTCCAGATGCACCTACATCAGTTATGGATGCAGCAACAGTTATGCCAGCACAACTGTTCACATGGGCAGGAATGCCAGAGAGAATGTATATAGAAAAAACAGCTGCAGGAATCATGGTACTACTTTCAGTACTTATTTCATTAAATGCAATTGCAATTTATTTAAGAAAAAAATTCGAAGTTAAATGGTAG
- a CDS encoding phosphate signaling complex PhoU family protein — translation MLKTYEAKKQKIEDEILDIGNAVVDALELSLKALKEEDLSLLKDIDLSVKKISNKCNDIDKLLVTTLALYSPEAKDLRELVAYLKITNELVRAGANTKSFAKIFRKAYSEDLNTKTILEYAVPLHKATILALKTTISMIQEPTSKHIEEKYQRVIVEESKTDDLYAMIEKNILKLISKNIELSKEYFDILSALRKLEKTADRAASIANLLLFAEIGGDIEQS, via the coding sequence ATGTTAAAAACTTACGAAGCAAAAAAACAAAAAATTGAAGATGAAATTCTTGATATTGGAAATGCAGTAGTTGATGCCCTTGAGTTATCATTAAAAGCATTAAAAGAAGAAGATTTATCTTTATTAAAAGATATTGATTTATCAGTTAAAAAGATTTCAAATAAATGTAATGATATTGATAAATTACTTGTTACTACTTTAGCTTTATATTCACCAGAAGCAAAAGATTTAAGAGAATTAGTTGCATATTTAAAAATTACAAATGAATTAGTAAGAGCAGGTGCAAATACTAAAAGTTTTGCAAAGATTTTTAGAAAAGCATATAGTGAAGATTTAAATACTAAAACTATTTTAGAGTATGCAGTACCTTTACACAAAGCTACAATCTTAGCTTTAAAAACAACTATTTCTATGATTCAAGAACCAACATCTAAGCATATTGAAGAGAAGTATCAAAGAGTAATTGTTGAAGAGAGTAAAACAGACGATTTATATGCAATGATTGAAAAAAATATTTTAAAACTAATTTCAAAAAATATTGAATTATCAAAAGAGTACTTTGATATTTTAAGTGCATTAAGAAAATTAGAAAAAACTGCTGATAGAGCAGCTTCAATTGCAAATCTACTTTTATTTGCCGAAATTGGAGGAGATATAGAGCAATCTTAA
- the pstC gene encoding phosphate ABC transporter permease subunit PstC, which produces MSTFESRNKQRELIEKLIKLALVTASVISILTTFGILFSILFEAIEFFQMRSFWYFITGTEWSPGVEGSKFGAVPIFAGTFVITIIALLVAIPIGLGSAVYMSEYASPTLRDYLKPILEVLAGIPTVVYGFFAAITVAPLIVKMADAVGLDATFNSALASGVVMGIMIIPVISSLSDDVIRSVPDSQRKAAFGLGMTHGETIKNIVLPSALPGIISASLLGLSKALGETMIVVMAAGLRPNLSWNPLEDMTTVTVTIVNSLVGDFEFNSPETLSAFALGLILFVVTLVLNMISLSLIRKFKEKYKVNTL; this is translated from the coding sequence TTGAGCACTTTTGAATCAAGAAATAAGCAAAGAGAGTTAATAGAAAAACTAATTAAACTAGCTTTAGTTACAGCTTCTGTTATCTCAATTCTAACTACATTCGGTATTCTTTTTTCGATTCTTTTTGAAGCAATCGAATTTTTCCAAATGAGAAGTTTTTGGTATTTTATTACTGGAACTGAATGGTCACCAGGTGTTGAAGGTAGTAAATTTGGAGCTGTTCCAATTTTTGCTGGAACTTTTGTTATCACAATAATTGCACTACTAGTTGCAATTCCAATTGGTTTAGGTTCTGCTGTTTACATGAGTGAATATGCAAGTCCTACATTAAGAGATTACTTAAAGCCAATACTTGAAGTATTAGCTGGTATTCCAACAGTTGTTTATGGTTTCTTCGCAGCTATTACTGTTGCACCATTAATTGTAAAAATGGCAGATGCAGTAGGATTAGATGCTACTTTTAACTCAGCATTAGCATCAGGTGTTGTTATGGGGATTATGATTATTCCTGTTATCTCATCTTTATCTGATGATGTAATTAGATCAGTTCCTGATTCTCAGAGAAAAGCTGCTTTTGGTTTAGGTATGACACATGGAGAAACAATTAAAAATATTGTTTTACCATCTGCACTACCTGGAATTATCTCAGCATCACTACTAGGACTTTCAAAAGCTTTAGGTGAAACAATGATTGTTGTTATGGCAGCAGGACTTCGACCAAACTTATCATGGAATCCTTTGGAAGATATGACAACAGTTACAGTAACTATTGTAAATTCATTAGTAGGTGACTTTGAATTTAATTCACCAGAAACACTATCAGCATTTGCATTAGGTCTTATTTTATTCGTAGTAACTCTAGTACTAAATATGATTTCATTATCATTAATTAGAAAATTCAAAGAAAAATATAAAGTGAACACATTATGA
- a CDS encoding phosphate-starvation-inducible PsiE family protein, whose product MKRALIKIKSYFSSNFEVLAATIIFIGIFIVGLDFYKAIILMLEFIVVMEVVKMISDFIKKEKLRLRFVIDIFIIFLIRDVIILSTNLNKDYFDISFLLIVIFVFFIFRILAIKFSPGTADSSSIKKETINN is encoded by the coding sequence ATGAAAAGAGCCTTAATCAAAATAAAGAGCTACTTTAGTTCTAACTTCGAAGTTCTAGCCGCAACAATAATATTCATAGGAATATTCATAGTTGGATTAGACTTCTACAAAGCTATCATTTTAATGCTTGAATTCATTGTTGTAATGGAAGTTGTTAAAATGATTTCTGACTTTATTAAAAAAGAAAAACTAAGACTACGATTCGTAATAGACATTTTTATTATTTTTTTAATTCGTGATGTTATAATACTATCAACAAATTTGAATAAAGACTATTTTGATATTAGTTTTTTACTGATAGTAATTTTCGTATTCTTTATTTTTAGAATTTTAGCAATAAAATTCTCCCCTGGGACAGCTGATTCAAGTAGTATAAAAAAAGAAACAATCAATAATTAA
- the pstB gene encoding phosphate ABC transporter ATP-binding protein PstB: MSKKNNKIKVKVEELNLWYGDNHALHGIDVEIYENKITALIGPSGCGKSTFLRCLNRMNDLINIVKIDGEVVIDKKNIYDKDVDEVSVRKRIGMVFQQPNPFPKSIYDNVAYAPLKHGIVRKGQECDELVKTSLIKSGLWEEVKDKLNDPGTSLSGGQQQRLCIARTIAVKPEVILMDEPTSALDPISTEKIEALMLELKKDYTIITVTHNMQQAARVADYTAFFHLGKLIEYDETETIFVNPNNKKTEDYITGRFG, translated from the coding sequence ATGTCAAAAAAGAACAATAAAATAAAAGTAAAAGTAGAAGAATTAAATCTTTGGTATGGAGATAATCATGCTTTACACGGAATTGATGTAGAAATATATGAAAACAAGATTACAGCATTAATTGGACCTTCTGGATGTGGTAAATCAACATTTCTTCGATGTTTAAATAGAATGAATGACCTAATCAATATTGTAAAAATTGATGGGGAAGTAGTAATTGATAAAAAGAATATCTATGATAAAGATGTAGATGAAGTTTCAGTAAGAAAAAGAATTGGTATGGTATTTCAACAACCAAATCCATTCCCTAAATCAATTTATGACAATGTAGCTTACGCTCCACTAAAACACGGAATTGTAAGAAAAGGGCAAGAGTGTGATGAACTAGTTAAAACTTCATTAATTAAATCAGGACTTTGGGAAGAAGTAAAAGATAAATTAAATGATCCAGGAACTTCTCTTTCAGGTGGTCAGCAACAAAGATTATGTATTGCTAGAACAATTGCGGTTAAACCAGAAGTGATTTTAATGGATGAACCAACATCAGCATTAGATCCTATTTCTACTGAAAAAATTGAAGCATTAATGTTAGAGCTTAAAAAAGATTATACGATTATTACGGTAACTCATAATATGCAACAAGCAGCAAGAGTTGCTGATTATACAGCATTTTTCCACTTAGGAAAACTAATCGAATATGATGAAACAGAAACAATTTTTGTTAATCCTAATAACAAAAAAACAGAAGACTATATTACGGGAAGGTTTGGATAA